The Cohnella abietis genome has a segment encoding these proteins:
- a CDS encoding ABC transporter permease, giving the protein MKLFIKYLLILFKSQMQYRTSFLLLTFGQFFIPFSVFAGLYFLFERFGQLKGWDFYEVALCFGIIHMAFAISECLARGFDSFSILIVNGDFDRLLVRPRSTVLQVLGSKFEFTRFGRLLQSSLVLGWAVGNINVDWTVIKIVTLCLMIASGVFVFTGIFMLAAAMCFWTIQGLEIASIFTDGGREMAQYPLNIYQKWVTRFFTFVIPFGCVNYLPLLYILGRAEGSSTLYMLTPIAGLLFIVPCLLVWRFGVRHYRSTGS; this is encoded by the coding sequence ATGAAGCTATTCATCAAATATTTGCTCATTCTATTTAAATCACAGATGCAGTATCGCACCTCATTTTTGCTGCTCACCTTCGGCCAGTTTTTCATCCCCTTCTCCGTCTTTGCCGGTCTGTACTTTTTATTTGAAAGATTTGGACAGCTCAAGGGGTGGGATTTCTACGAGGTTGCGCTCTGCTTCGGCATCATTCATATGGCTTTTGCGATTAGTGAGTGTTTGGCTCGTGGCTTCGACAGCTTCTCAATACTGATCGTAAACGGAGATTTCGATCGCTTATTGGTTCGTCCGCGAAGTACGGTTCTTCAGGTGCTAGGCTCCAAGTTCGAATTCACTCGATTCGGTCGACTGCTGCAGAGCTCACTCGTGCTAGGCTGGGCGGTAGGCAACATTAACGTGGACTGGACGGTTATTAAAATAGTGACGCTGTGCCTTATGATCGCTAGCGGCGTATTTGTTTTCACAGGTATCTTTATGCTTGCTGCAGCAATGTGCTTCTGGACTATTCAAGGGCTCGAAATCGCTAGCATCTTCACCGATGGCGGTAGGGAAATGGCGCAATATCCGCTAAACATCTACCAGAAATGGGTGACTAGATTTTTTACCTTTGTCATTCCGTTCGGATGCGTCAACTATTTACCCTTGCTTTATATTTTAGGCAGAGCCGAAGGCAGCTCCACCCTTTATATGCTAACGCCGATTGCAGGCTTACTGTTCATCGTTCCGTGCTTGCTAGTATGGAGATTCGGCGTGCGTCACTACCGATCAACCGGATCATAG
- a CDS encoding ABC transporter permease produces the protein MRGYLSVFRLRLSIGLQYRGAALAGICTQFFWGFLIIMVFEAFYSQTLTEPPISLTQLITYVWLQQAFLSFIALWFRDNELFQLITSGNIAYELCRPSDIYSLWYAKLLAQRLSSAILRCIPVISVACFLPQPYRLPLPADLSTLMLFVVTLLLGLLILVSISMLIYISTFVTMSSAGSLLMFGVLGEFLAGMIIPVPLMPSWLQSIVNVLPFRLCADLPFRVYSGHITNIEALTLIPLQLLWLSALVGIGKYTISKALRKIVVQGG, from the coding sequence ATGAGAGGCTATTTATCTGTTTTCAGACTCCGTCTGTCTATCGGCTTACAATATCGAGGTGCAGCGCTAGCGGGGATTTGTACACAATTTTTCTGGGGCTTCCTTATCATCATGGTATTCGAAGCGTTTTATAGTCAAACACTTACCGAACCGCCAATTTCATTAACCCAGCTCATCACGTATGTCTGGCTTCAGCAAGCATTTCTTTCCTTCATTGCGTTATGGTTCAGGGATAATGAGCTATTTCAGTTAATTACAAGCGGAAATATCGCCTATGAGCTATGCAGACCCAGTGATATATATAGCCTATGGTACGCAAAGCTTCTAGCCCAACGCTTATCAAGCGCCATACTACGTTGTATTCCGGTTATTAGCGTCGCCTGCTTCCTCCCTCAGCCTTATCGGCTTCCTTTACCAGCAGATCTATCTACTCTCATGTTATTCGTCGTCACCCTTCTGCTCGGGCTCTTAATACTAGTGTCCATCTCCATGCTGATCTATATCTCTACTTTCGTCACAATGTCATCTGCTGGCTCCTTGCTAATGTTCGGCGTTCTAGGAGAATTCCTAGCTGGGATGATCATCCCCGTTCCGCTTATGCCTTCTTGGCTGCAAAGTATCGTTAACGTTCTTCCCTTCCGTCTATGCGCTGATTTACCTTTTCGAGTTTACTCCGGGCATATTACGAACATTGAAGCACTGACCTTAATCCCGCTCCAGCTATTGTGGTTAAGTGCGCTTGTTGGCATTGGGAAATATACGATAAGCAAAGCACTTAGAAAAATTGTCGTTCAGGGAGGGTAG
- the nagZ gene encoding beta-N-acetylhexosaminidase has product MTDYKSFEHLSLKEKIGQLFMCGYNELEPSKDILNLINDYSIGGIIYFRRNVRDAAQVKKLSAKLQQASTHPMFIAIDQEGGMVVRLEEGVTVMPGAMAQGAANNSELTYEAAKWSGAELRDIGINMNFAPCLDVNNNPQNPVIGVRSYGEDPKRVAKLGLAAINGYREGGIVAVAKHFPGHGDTAVDSHHELPLVPHDIDRLNEVELFPFRRAIEQGVDAIMTAHVVFPAFEPDDIPATLSEKILTGLLRKQLGFNGVIVTDCLEMNAIAETIGVARGAVEAIKAGADLILISHRLTRQTAALEAVMEAVMTGEILESRIDEAARRIWGLKQKQGLFQNAVPATNPARAAEVKRELCEAAVTVVKGGAALPLSKEGKTVVVWTEARVGTEVIEVITQDWTLGTALAEAGYDIQEVRIGIDPSSDEAADVRAATVGSQTVVFATYDAGFSPGQTELIRELSANNSFKFVWVSMRTPYDLLVAPEAPIYLCTYENKPAMMTALAGVLSGKLPVQAKLPVTIGSYARVGSED; this is encoded by the coding sequence ATGACAGATTACAAAAGCTTCGAGCATCTCAGTCTCAAGGAAAAGATCGGGCAGCTCTTTATGTGTGGTTACAATGAGCTTGAGCCATCGAAAGACATTCTTAACCTGATAAACGATTATAGCATCGGAGGAATTATTTACTTTAGACGGAATGTTCGTGACGCAGCTCAGGTCAAGAAACTATCGGCTAAGCTTCAGCAAGCATCTACTCATCCGATGTTTATTGCTATCGATCAAGAAGGCGGAATGGTCGTCCGTTTGGAGGAAGGTGTTACGGTTATGCCAGGAGCGATGGCTCAGGGGGCTGCTAACAATAGTGAGCTGACTTATGAAGCAGCGAAATGGTCAGGCGCCGAGTTACGCGACATTGGAATTAACATGAACTTCGCTCCATGTCTGGATGTTAATAATAATCCGCAAAATCCAGTTATTGGAGTTCGCTCTTACGGGGAAGATCCGAAGCGTGTAGCCAAGCTTGGTCTGGCAGCAATTAATGGATATCGTGAGGGAGGGATTGTAGCCGTTGCTAAGCATTTTCCAGGTCATGGCGATACCGCGGTTGATTCCCATCATGAGCTACCGTTGGTCCCTCATGATATCGACCGATTGAATGAAGTGGAGCTATTTCCGTTCCGTCGTGCGATTGAGCAGGGTGTAGATGCTATTATGACAGCTCATGTAGTGTTCCCAGCATTCGAGCCTGACGATATTCCGGCCACACTATCCGAAAAGATATTAACAGGTCTGCTTCGGAAACAGCTTGGCTTCAATGGTGTTATTGTAACGGATTGCTTGGAAATGAACGCCATTGCAGAAACAATTGGAGTTGCCCGCGGAGCCGTAGAGGCTATTAAGGCTGGAGCAGATCTGATATTAATAAGTCATCGTCTGACTAGACAAACGGCGGCTTTAGAGGCTGTAATGGAAGCGGTCATGACAGGGGAAATATTAGAATCTCGAATTGATGAGGCTGCGCGGAGAATATGGGGACTTAAGCAAAAACAAGGACTGTTTCAGAATGCTGTGCCAGCAACGAACCCTGCTCGGGCAGCAGAAGTGAAACGTGAGCTTTGCGAAGCGGCTGTTACGGTAGTAAAAGGTGGTGCGGCGCTTCCGTTGTCTAAAGAAGGCAAAACGGTTGTTGTTTGGACGGAAGCACGTGTGGGGACCGAGGTCATTGAGGTAATTACTCAGGATTGGACACTGGGCACGGCTCTTGCGGAAGCAGGCTACGACATACAGGAGGTCAGAATAGGCATTGATCCGTCTTCAGATGAAGCGGCAGATGTAAGAGCAGCGACGGTAGGCAGCCAAACAGTCGTATTCGCTACATACGATGCAGGCTTCTCTCCGGGACAAACCGAGCTCATTCGAGAGCTGTCTGCTAACAACAGCTTTAAGTTTGTGTGGGTTTCAATGAGAACGCCATACGATCTGTTGGTCGCTCCAGAGGCTCCTATCTACTTGTGCACTTATGAGAATAAGCCTGCTATGATGACTGCGCTGGCAGGTGTTCTATCCGGGAAGCTGCCCGTTCAGGCTAAGCTGCCGGTGACGATTGGTAGCTATGCTCGAGTAGGCTCGGAGGATTAG
- a CDS encoding cache domain-containing sensor histidine kinase — protein sequence MSKRIFAAFFAFIIVPLFVLGTVSYLVFQKVTQEKYAEQTELTLKAIGRNINNMIKEANYFSDFWVTTKDSVKYVEHSLDSNGATGAEVSRSPGYNELLEKEMLSKRLLLTYPGIKSVTLYRNDNKQVFVNFTKDTPIPREELESNPIYSEVLRKNGAPVWVGPNEDVRITGANNWFTQIRVMLDIDSLESEGILVTRFQMNELSRIFSFYNSQGKIDRRFLIVAGNGNIIFDNESISEGQQISKLVDTVKGINMTSNKTQSETLTFDGHKSLVSVQDLQLQRLGVGDWKLVMVTSWTYLSGDMTLVLRWMVVITAISLILALAFNLIFIRRTVTFIVRVVRAMRQVERGDLSTRVSIVGNDETAALSKGFNNLVTRVSELLEDVKQEQSRKRKAEMMLLQAQIKPHFLFNALESINILAVQNEGRKVSKMVQRLANIFRISIQQKEEITIEQELEHLTSYLEIQKYRFEELFEYTIDVPNELRSSSILKLTLQPLIENSIQHGFEGIEYMGRIHVRACEEGRNIAFYIEDNGIGINEEQMAKFAISGMTTLQDMYEETPETGERRGLGVGNVADRLRIHYGSGYGLILCSAPGHGTIIKCLIPQASGSDSYEA from the coding sequence TTGAGCAAGCGTATTTTTGCCGCTTTTTTTGCTTTTATTATTGTTCCTTTGTTCGTCTTAGGCACGGTTTCTTATTTGGTTTTCCAGAAGGTAACCCAAGAGAAATATGCAGAGCAGACGGAACTAACGCTTAAGGCTATAGGTCGAAATATTAATAACATGATCAAGGAAGCGAACTATTTTTCCGACTTCTGGGTGACAACGAAAGACAGTGTGAAGTATGTAGAGCATTCGCTAGACAGCAATGGTGCAACGGGTGCAGAGGTATCACGAAGTCCGGGCTACAATGAACTGCTCGAGAAGGAAATGCTTAGTAAGCGCCTTCTTCTGACTTATCCAGGTATCAAATCCGTTACTCTCTATCGTAACGATAACAAGCAAGTATTCGTTAATTTCACGAAGGATACACCGATTCCTCGTGAGGAGCTAGAAAGCAATCCAATCTACAGTGAGGTTCTGAGGAAAAATGGAGCCCCTGTTTGGGTCGGACCTAATGAAGATGTAAGGATAACGGGAGCTAACAATTGGTTTACTCAAATTAGGGTTATGCTCGATATTGATTCACTAGAGAGTGAAGGGATTCTGGTCACACGTTTCCAGATGAACGAGCTGAGTCGAATATTTAGCTTTTATAATAGTCAAGGAAAGATAGATCGTCGGTTTCTTATTGTCGCAGGGAACGGGAATATTATTTTTGATAATGAAAGTATTTCGGAAGGTCAGCAAATCTCGAAGCTTGTGGATACTGTTAAGGGTATTAATATGACAAGCAACAAAACGCAAAGTGAAACATTGACCTTCGACGGCCATAAAAGTCTCGTTTCGGTTCAGGATTTGCAGCTTCAGCGCTTAGGCGTCGGAGATTGGAAGCTAGTTATGGTTACCTCATGGACATACTTGTCCGGGGACATGACCTTGGTCCTTCGCTGGATGGTAGTTATCACTGCTATCTCTCTTATTCTGGCACTTGCCTTTAATCTCATTTTCATTCGACGTACGGTCACGTTTATTGTGCGAGTCGTTAGGGCGATGCGTCAGGTAGAGCGAGGGGATTTATCTACTCGAGTGTCGATCGTCGGCAATGACGAAACGGCCGCTTTGTCCAAGGGATTCAATAATCTAGTCACCCGAGTGTCGGAGCTTCTCGAGGATGTTAAGCAGGAGCAATCACGCAAGCGAAAAGCTGAGATGATGCTGCTTCAAGCACAGATTAAACCCCATTTTCTGTTCAATGCGCTGGAGTCGATTAATATTCTGGCGGTTCAGAATGAAGGACGTAAAGTAAGTAAAATGGTTCAGCGGCTTGCGAATATTTTCCGAATTAGCATTCAACAAAAGGAAGAGATTACGATAGAGCAGGAGTTAGAGCACTTAACGAGCTATCTCGAAATTCAAAAATACCGATTTGAGGAATTATTCGAGTATACAATTGATGTACCTAATGAGCTAAGGAGTAGCTCCATATTGAAATTGACGCTTCAGCCTTTGATTGAGAATAGTATCCAGCATGGGTTCGAAGGAATTGAGTACATGGGTCGAATCCACGTTAGAGCCTGTGAGGAAGGCCGTAATATCGCCTTTTATATTGAGGACAATGGAATAGGCATCAATGAGGAGCAAATGGCCAAATTCGCTATCAGTGGAATGACGACATTACAGGATATGTACGAGGAAACGCCTGAAACAGGCGAAAGACGTGGGCTCGGTGTTGGCAACGTGGCGGATCGTCTGCGTATACATTATGGTAGCGGATACGGACTTATTTTGTGTAGCGCACCAGGTCATGGAACGATTATTAAATGTCTAATTCCGCAAGCATCGGGGAGTGATTCCTATGAAGCTTAA
- a CDS encoding response regulator, producing MKLKALLVDDEVNILKNLKMVIPWDNLGIELIGTARNGEQALEVARSMQPQLILCDIRMPVMDGIQFLGALREFDTKAEVIMMTGYQDFSYVRSVIRYEVKDYILKPIDYEELVETIKRLAEGLRERTIEQHSIQQEWKHVFNLAHEKVLYDQLIDLGGANSRPFLKQNEMDGDHMAFAMMLVDVADYSKRERSWDEKERKLWNFAIHNILQENLLNIGVSYSVIQVRSGEWCVLIERSLPDIYNREQCLEWAQKLHHAVESYLRLNIRIALHPSEVSLKQLAKTYKSLQRSLNLSPTANTSVILSEKVRGNADTSQQLWDRIEEMVTGLKRCERRRTEIALKELNDSFRLLPETSFERVAPILHYLCIHLLREMRAMDVISREEEHAIWSQIDQHHGIRETLLVINRLVDQSLESVMKKKTSDVFMLSARDYIDRNLSTELSIDVIAEYLGISGSYFSLLFKQHFGETFVEYVTKQRMEMAKSLLSLSDKSVTQVGQMVGYAERRYFTRVFSKYTGMLPSEFRERQQNQTGAEMPAWANHEV from the coding sequence ATGAAGCTTAAAGCTCTATTGGTCGATGACGAAGTAAACATATTAAAAAACTTAAAGATGGTTATTCCTTGGGATAACCTTGGCATCGAATTAATCGGAACAGCCCGTAACGGCGAGCAGGCATTAGAGGTGGCGCGGTCTATGCAGCCGCAGCTTATCCTATGCGATATTCGGATGCCGGTCATGGATGGCATTCAATTTCTAGGTGCACTTCGTGAATTTGATACAAAAGCTGAAGTGATTATGATGACTGGATATCAGGATTTCAGCTACGTTCGTTCAGTAATCCGCTATGAGGTTAAAGACTATATTCTAAAGCCGATTGATTATGAGGAGCTTGTAGAAACGATTAAACGCCTTGCTGAGGGCTTAAGAGAAAGAACCATTGAGCAGCATTCGATTCAGCAGGAGTGGAAGCACGTATTTAATTTGGCTCACGAGAAGGTGCTGTACGACCAGCTTATCGATCTTGGAGGCGCCAATAGTCGACCTTTCCTGAAGCAGAACGAGATGGATGGAGACCATATGGCGTTCGCAATGATGTTAGTTGATGTTGCGGATTATTCTAAACGAGAGAGATCCTGGGATGAGAAAGAACGCAAGCTATGGAACTTTGCCATCCATAACATTTTACAAGAAAACTTGTTGAATATCGGAGTGTCTTATTCTGTTATACAGGTACGCAGCGGGGAATGGTGTGTGCTAATCGAAAGAAGCCTACCCGACATCTATAACCGAGAACAATGCTTAGAATGGGCGCAGAAGCTACATCATGCTGTGGAAAGCTATCTCAGGCTGAACATTCGAATTGCTCTTCATCCCTCAGAGGTCAGCTTAAAGCAGCTAGCCAAAACCTACAAAAGCTTGCAGAGATCCTTAAACCTGTCTCCTACAGCGAATACATCTGTCATTCTATCGGAGAAGGTCAGAGGAAATGCGGATACCTCGCAGCAGCTATGGGACCGCATTGAGGAGATGGTTACGGGGCTAAAAAGATGCGAACGCCGTCGTACAGAAATTGCGCTAAAGGAGCTGAATGATAGCTTCCGCTTACTTCCCGAAACCTCGTTCGAGCGAGTTGCTCCAATCTTACATTATTTGTGTATCCACCTTCTGCGAGAGATGCGTGCTATGGATGTTATTAGCAGAGAAGAGGAGCATGCGATATGGAGTCAGATTGATCAGCATCACGGAATCCGTGAAACCTTGCTTGTCATCAATCGACTAGTTGACCAATCGCTTGAGAGTGTTATGAAGAAGAAAACGAGTGATGTATTTATGCTGTCAGCAAGAGATTATATTGATCGCAATTTATCAACGGAGCTTAGTATTGATGTTATAGCCGAATATTTGGGCATAAGCGGCAGTTATTTCAGTTTGTTGTTTAAGCAACATTTTGGTGAAACATTCGTCGAATATGTTACGAAGCAGAGGATGGAAATGGCGAAATCGCTGCTCTCTTTAAGTGACAAGAGTGTAACACAGGTAGGACAGATGGTTGGTTATGCAGAAAGGCGTTATTTTACGAGAGTGTTTAGTAAGTATACCGGAATGCTTCCGTCAGAATTTCGAGAACGGCAACAAAACCAGACCGGAGCTGAAATGCCTGCATGGGCCAATCACGAGGTTTGA
- a CDS encoding ABC transporter ATP-binding protein translates to MITVSRISKSFKVAKRTSGVRSAVKALFRREYTEVAALKDISFSIKPGEIVGYIGPNGAGKSTTIKVMSGILVPDEGACSIMGYTPWLDRVAYVKNIGVVFGQRSQLWWDVPVIDSFDLLRDIYDVRESEYQSNVKLLTETLDLKDIIHTPVRQLSLGQRMRCEIAASLLHSPSILFLDEPTIGLDAISKLAVRKFISTINKEKGVTIILTTHDMNDIEALAQRILLIGKGSLLYDGSLNTLRSQFALNSSQSIEEIIVQLYKEYQIT, encoded by the coding sequence TTGATAACAGTTAGTCGTATTAGCAAAAGCTTCAAGGTTGCCAAAAGGACGTCTGGCGTAAGAAGCGCAGTAAAAGCTTTATTTCGAAGGGAGTATACAGAGGTTGCTGCGTTAAAAGATATTTCCTTCTCCATTAAGCCCGGAGAGATCGTTGGCTATATCGGACCGAATGGCGCCGGTAAATCAACGACGATTAAAGTAATGAGCGGCATCCTCGTTCCAGATGAAGGAGCTTGCAGCATTATGGGCTACACACCTTGGCTTGATAGAGTAGCTTACGTAAAGAATATAGGTGTTGTATTCGGACAGCGATCCCAATTATGGTGGGACGTTCCGGTAATTGATTCCTTTGATCTGCTACGCGACATCTACGATGTTCGAGAATCCGAGTACCAGAGCAATGTTAAGCTGCTTACAGAAACGCTTGACCTGAAGGACATCATCCACACCCCCGTACGCCAATTAAGCCTTGGCCAACGAATGCGCTGCGAAATTGCCGCCTCCCTTCTTCATAGCCCTAGCATTTTATTCCTAGACGAACCGACAATCGGGCTCGACGCCATCTCCAAGCTTGCCGTAAGAAAATTTATTTCGACAATCAACAAGGAAAAAGGCGTAACCATTATTCTCACCACGCATGACATGAACGATATTGAAGCACTCGCTCAACGAATTCTTTTAATAGGCAAAGGAAGCTTACTCTACGATGGTAGCCTTAATACTTTGCGCAGTCAGTTTGCTCTCAACAGCAGCCAATCGATCGAAGAGATCATTGTTCAGCTGTATAAGGAGTATCAAATTACATGA